In Eleutherodactylus coqui strain aEleCoq1 chromosome 4, aEleCoq1.hap1, whole genome shotgun sequence, the following are encoded in one genomic region:
- the LOC136624479 gene encoding oocyte zinc finger protein XlCOF8.4-like isoform X3, with protein sequence MSAGIFMDVSPHKQDYTVVKKTSSDGCQAPVSDGWGRPLSPITGPPPRPLILEEINEQKILELTNKMIELLTREVPIRCQDVTVFFSMEEWEYLEGHKDLYKDVMMEDHQPPLSPGNRQD encoded by the exons atgtctgcagggatatttatggatgtatctccccataaacaggattacacggtagtgaagaagacttctagtgatggctgtcaggccccggtgtctgatggatggggaagacccctaagcccaatcacagggcctccacctcgccccctgatacttgaggagatcaatgagcagaagatcctagaactcaccaacaagatgattgagctgctgactagagag gttcctataaggtgtcaggacgtcactgtctttttctccatggaggagtgggagtatttagaaggacacaaggatctgtacaaggacgtcatgatggaggaccaccagccccccctatcaccaggtaatagacaggactga